From Scleropages formosus chromosome 25, fSclFor1.1, whole genome shotgun sequence, a single genomic window includes:
- the LOC108928249 gene encoding NADPH--cytochrome P450 reductase-like isoform X4: protein MKKTNKNIVVFYGSQTGTAEEFSNRLSKDARRYGMKGMAADPEEYDMSELSRLTEIENSLAIFCMATYGEGDPTDNAQEFYEWLQETNNSLDGVNFAVFALGNKTYEHYNATGKFVDKRLAELGASRIFDLGMGDDDGNLEEDFVSWREQFWPAVSEYFGVEATGEDCSIRQYELVVHNDIDVNKVYTGELARLKSFEIQKPPFDSKNPFLAPVATNRKLNKGGTRHLMHLELDISGSKIRYDSGDHVAVYPMNDTSMVNKLGEILGSDLDTVISLNNLDEESNKKHPFPCPTTYRTALTHYLDISNPPRTNVLYEIAQYATDPKDQENLRKMASSSAEGKAMYHSWVQESRRNIVAILEDMPSLQPPIDHLCELLPRLQARYYSIASSAKVHPNSIHICAVVVEYETKTGRTNKGVATNWLKNKVVTDNGNKSSVPMYVRKSQFRLPFKATNPVIMIGPGTGIAPFMGFIQERAWLKQKGKGGGETVLYYGCRHQKEDFLYQEELEEYERSGVLTQLHVAFSRDQEHKVYVQHLLKQNKENLWNLIDSQTAHIYICGDARNMARDVQNTFFEIVEEMGGMTHNQAVDYIKKLMTKGRYSQDVWS, encoded by the exons atgaagaaaaca AACAAAAACATAGTTGTGTTCTATGGCTCTCAAACGGGCACAGCCGAGGAGTTTTCAAATCGCCTTTCCAAGGATGCCCGGCGCTACGGCATGAAGGGGATGGCAGCCGACCCTGAGGAATATGATATG TCTGAGCTGTCTCGCCTGACTGAGATTGAAAATTCCCTGGCCATCTTCTGCATGGCCACCTATGGTGAAGGAGATCCCACAGATAATGCCCAGGAATTCTATGAATGGCTGCAGGAGACTAATAACAGCCTGGATGGTGTCAATTTTGCA GTTTTCGCCTTGGGCAATAAGACATATGAGCACTACAATGCCACGGGGAAGTTTGTGGACAAGCGGCTGGCAGAGCTGGGAGCCAGCAGGATTTTTGACCTGGGAATGGGAGATGACGATGGAAA CCTGGAAGAGGACTTTGTCTCCTGGCGGGAGCAGTTCTGGCCTGCAGTTTCTGAGTACTTTGGAGTGGAGGCCACAGGAGAGGACTGCAG CATTCGTCAGTATGAGCTGGTAGTGCACAATGACATTGACGTGAACAAGGTGTATACTGGAGAGCTGGCCCGTCTGAAGAGTTTCGAGATCCAGAAGCC GCCCTTCGACTCGAAGAACCCCTTCCTGGCTCCTGTCGCTACCAACCGTAAACTGAACAAAGGGGGTACTCGGCATCTAATGCACCTGGAACTGGACATCTCTGGCTCTAAGATCAG ATATGATTCGGGAGATCATGTTGCAGTTTATCCTATGAATGACACTTCCATGGTGAACAAGTTGGGAGAGATCCTTGGCAGTGACCTTGACACTGTGATCTCACTCAATAATTTAGATG AGGAGTCCAATAAGAAGCACCCATTTCCTTGTCCCACCACGTACCGCACGGCTCTGACCCACTACCTGGACATCAGCAACCCCCCGCGCACCAATGTCTTGTACGAGATCGCACAGTATGCCACCGACCCCAAGGACCAGGAGAACTTGCGCAAGATGGCCTCATCGTCGGCTGAAGGCAAA GCTATGTACCATAGCTGGGTGCAGGAATCTCGGAGGAACATCGTAGCCATCTTGGAGGACATGCCATCCCTACAACCTCCCATTGACCACCTCTGTGAGCTCCTGCCACGCCTGCAAGCTCGCTATTACTCCATCGCCTCCTCTGCCAAG GTCCATCCCAACAGTATCCACATCTGTGCAGTGGTGGTGGAGTACGAGACTAAAACGGGCCGAACAAACAAGGGTGTTGCCACAAACTGGCTGAAGAACAAGGTGGTGACTGACAACGGCAACAAGTCCTCCGTGCCCATGTATGTGCGCAAATCCCAGTTCCGGCTGCCCTTCAAAGCCACCAACCCCGTGATCATGATTGGCCCGGGCACTGGTATCGCGCCCTTCATGGGATTTATCCAGGAGCGTGCCTGGCTTAAGCAGAAAG GGAAGGGAGGGGGTGAGACAGTGCTCTACTACGGCTGCCGCCACCAAAAAGAAGACTTCCTGTACcaggaggaactggaggagTATGAACGGAGTGGGGTGTTGACACAGCTCCATGTGGCGTTCTCCCGAGACCAGGAGCACAAG GTATATGTGCAACATCtcctaaaacaaaacaaggagAACCTGTGGAATCTAATTGACTCCCAAACTGCACACATATACATCTGTGG GGATGCTCGTAACATGGCACGAGATGTGCAGAACACCTTCTTTGAGATCGTGGAGGAAATGGGTGGCATGACACACAACCAGGCTGTGGACTACATCAAGAAGCTGATGACCAAGGGCCGCTACTCCCAGGATGTGTGGAGTTAA
- the LOC108928249 gene encoding NADPH--cytochrome P450 reductase-like isoform X3 encodes MGCVYSVPKVRDAITDRAPSSSQETSFIEKMKKTNKNIVVFYGSQTGTAEEFSNRLSKDARRYGMKGMAADPEEYDMSELSRLTEIENSLAIFCMATYGEGDPTDNAQEFYEWLQETNNSLDGVNFAVFALGNKTYEHYNATGKFVDKRLAELGASRIFDLGMGDDDGNLEEDFVSWREQFWPAVSEYFGVEATGEDCSIRQYELVVHNDIDVNKVYTGELARLKSFEIQKPPFDSKNPFLAPVATNRKLNKGGTRHLMHLELDISGSKIRYDSGDHVAVYPMNDTSMVNKLGEILGSDLDTVISLNNLDEESNKKHPFPCPTTYRTALTHYLDISNPPRTNVLYEIAQYATDPKDQENLRKMASSSAEGKAMYHSWVQESRRNIVAILEDMPSLQPPIDHLCELLPRLQARYYSIASSAKVHPNSIHICAVVVEYETKTGRTNKGVATNWLKNKVVTDNGNKSSVPMYVRKSQFRLPFKATNPVIMIGPGTGIAPFMGFIQERAWLKQKGKGGGETVLYYGCRHQKEDFLYQEELEEYERSGVLTQLHVAFSRDQEHKVYVQHLLKQNKENLWNLIDSQTAHIYICGDARNMARDVQNTFFEIVEEMGGMTHNQAVDYIKKLMTKGRYSQDVWS; translated from the exons ATGGGATGTGTGTACTCTGTGCCCAAGGTGAGGGATGCTATCACAGACAG AGCACCCAGCTCTTCACAAGAGACCAGTTTTAttgagaaaatgaagaaaaca AACAAAAACATAGTTGTGTTCTATGGCTCTCAAACGGGCACAGCCGAGGAGTTTTCAAATCGCCTTTCCAAGGATGCCCGGCGCTACGGCATGAAGGGGATGGCAGCCGACCCTGAGGAATATGATATG TCTGAGCTGTCTCGCCTGACTGAGATTGAAAATTCCCTGGCCATCTTCTGCATGGCCACCTATGGTGAAGGAGATCCCACAGATAATGCCCAGGAATTCTATGAATGGCTGCAGGAGACTAATAACAGCCTGGATGGTGTCAATTTTGCA GTTTTCGCCTTGGGCAATAAGACATATGAGCACTACAATGCCACGGGGAAGTTTGTGGACAAGCGGCTGGCAGAGCTGGGAGCCAGCAGGATTTTTGACCTGGGAATGGGAGATGACGATGGAAA CCTGGAAGAGGACTTTGTCTCCTGGCGGGAGCAGTTCTGGCCTGCAGTTTCTGAGTACTTTGGAGTGGAGGCCACAGGAGAGGACTGCAG CATTCGTCAGTATGAGCTGGTAGTGCACAATGACATTGACGTGAACAAGGTGTATACTGGAGAGCTGGCCCGTCTGAAGAGTTTCGAGATCCAGAAGCC GCCCTTCGACTCGAAGAACCCCTTCCTGGCTCCTGTCGCTACCAACCGTAAACTGAACAAAGGGGGTACTCGGCATCTAATGCACCTGGAACTGGACATCTCTGGCTCTAAGATCAG ATATGATTCGGGAGATCATGTTGCAGTTTATCCTATGAATGACACTTCCATGGTGAACAAGTTGGGAGAGATCCTTGGCAGTGACCTTGACACTGTGATCTCACTCAATAATTTAGATG AGGAGTCCAATAAGAAGCACCCATTTCCTTGTCCCACCACGTACCGCACGGCTCTGACCCACTACCTGGACATCAGCAACCCCCCGCGCACCAATGTCTTGTACGAGATCGCACAGTATGCCACCGACCCCAAGGACCAGGAGAACTTGCGCAAGATGGCCTCATCGTCGGCTGAAGGCAAA GCTATGTACCATAGCTGGGTGCAGGAATCTCGGAGGAACATCGTAGCCATCTTGGAGGACATGCCATCCCTACAACCTCCCATTGACCACCTCTGTGAGCTCCTGCCACGCCTGCAAGCTCGCTATTACTCCATCGCCTCCTCTGCCAAG GTCCATCCCAACAGTATCCACATCTGTGCAGTGGTGGTGGAGTACGAGACTAAAACGGGCCGAACAAACAAGGGTGTTGCCACAAACTGGCTGAAGAACAAGGTGGTGACTGACAACGGCAACAAGTCCTCCGTGCCCATGTATGTGCGCAAATCCCAGTTCCGGCTGCCCTTCAAAGCCACCAACCCCGTGATCATGATTGGCCCGGGCACTGGTATCGCGCCCTTCATGGGATTTATCCAGGAGCGTGCCTGGCTTAAGCAGAAAG GGAAGGGAGGGGGTGAGACAGTGCTCTACTACGGCTGCCGCCACCAAAAAGAAGACTTCCTGTACcaggaggaactggaggagTATGAACGGAGTGGGGTGTTGACACAGCTCCATGTGGCGTTCTCCCGAGACCAGGAGCACAAG GTATATGTGCAACATCtcctaaaacaaaacaaggagAACCTGTGGAATCTAATTGACTCCCAAACTGCACACATATACATCTGTGG GGATGCTCGTAACATGGCACGAGATGTGCAGAACACCTTCTTTGAGATCGTGGAGGAAATGGGTGGCATGACACACAACCAGGCTGTGGACTACATCAAGAAGCTGATGACCAAGGGCCGCTACTCCCAGGATGTGTGGAGTTAA
- the rhbdd2 gene encoding rhomboid domain-containing protein 2, giving the protein MCGIVAGKLAQGFFVQLSCGVAVAIAASVLLFTISALTDTSSDDLGLDSSALLKGRVHKLFTYSFIHENIATLLLSSGALIVFGGGLERSVGTVRFLHHLLLLPACAGLLHTLLMLLLHDNVAHDSVRGLIPATLALVGVASVRSLMRRGVLLGVSVPTASLPWVLVLVAHLVPGTVFLCNVLAVAVGQIYGKGWVRVLNISESRASVLDKKMPFRLLRMWRWASYLPASAEERQKILHPLCKPVPGSYPVQAYAPAASVLPTQAMSGLPLMYEGWQHSSYAHGGHNPPYAHHGHGHGHWHAAATSWSGSHWTQGSASAHFQNYTSPPPVLPAEPQAQSTPLTATGGFPADLSGPPLPSMSTHTAHVLLS; this is encoded by the exons ATGTGCGGAATCGTGGCAGGGAAACTCGCGCAGGGTTTCTTCGTCCAGCTGAGCTGCGGGGTCGCGGTGGCGATCGCCGCGTCTGTCCTACTCTTCACCATCTCGGCGCTCACGGACACCTCCTCGGACGACCTCGGTCTGGACAGCAGTGCTCTGCTGAAGGGCCGCG TGCACAAGCTGTTCACCTACTCCTTCATCCACGAGAACATAGCAACACTTCTGCTCAGCTCAGGAGCACTGATTGTCTTTGGAGGTGGGTTAGAGAGAAGTGTGGGGACTGTGCGTTTCCTGCACCACCTCCTGCTACTACCTGCCTGTGCTGGACTGCTGCACACcttgctgatgctgctgctccaCGACAATGTGGCCCATGATTCAGTGCGGGGACTTATCCCTGCAACCCTTGCCCTTGTGGGCGTGGCCAGTGTGCGCTCCCTCATGAGGCGGGGGGTGCTGCTCGGGGTCAGCGTGCCCACTGCCTCACTGCCGTGGGTTCTCGTCCTTGTGGCCCACCTTGTTCCGGGCACAGTCTTCCTGTGTAATGTCCTCGCTGTCGCCGTGGGACAGATCT ATGGGAAAGGGTGGGTTAGAGTCTTGAACATATCAGAGAGCAGGGCTTCTGTTCTGGACAAGAAGATGCCCTTCAGGCTGCTGAGGATGTGGAGATGGGCATCATATTTGCCTGCATCTGCAGAGGAGAGACAGAAGATCCTTCATCCTCT GTGTAAGCCAGTACCGGGGTCCTACCCAGTTCAAGCCTATGCTCCGGCAGCATCTGTACTCCCTACACAGGCCATGTCAGGCCTTCCGCTGATGTACGAAGGTTGGCAGCACTCCAGCTATGCTCACGGAGGCCACAATCCCCCATACGCTCATCATGGGCATGGACACGGCCACTGGCATGCCGCAGCCACCTCCTGGAGCGGCAGCCACTGGACACAAGGGAGTGCTTCTGCTCATTTCCAGAACTACACCAGCCCTCCCCCAGTATTACCTGCAGAGCCTCAAGCTCAAAGTACTCCCCTGACAGCCACTGGTGGGTTCCCAGCAGACCTCTCTGGACCGCCGCTACCCAGCATGAGCACTCACACAGCTCACGTATTGCTCTCATAA
- the LOC108928249 gene encoding NADPH--cytochrome P450 reductase-like isoform X1, translated as MSNNTMADAQMSSPPLEPGVKEYLSSVDVLLVTLIGGLVVYWVVFYKKREEVVPEFKKLSVQAPSSSQETSFIEKMKKTNKNIVVFYGSQTGTAEEFSNRLSKDARRYGMKGMAADPEEYDMSELSRLTEIENSLAIFCMATYGEGDPTDNAQEFYEWLQETNNSLDGVNFAVFALGNKTYEHYNATGKFVDKRLAELGASRIFDLGMGDDDGNLEEDFVSWREQFWPAVSEYFGVEATGEDCSIRQYELVVHNDIDVNKVYTGELARLKSFEIQKPPFDSKNPFLAPVATNRKLNKGGTRHLMHLELDISGSKIRYDSGDHVAVYPMNDTSMVNKLGEILGSDLDTVISLNNLDEESNKKHPFPCPTTYRTALTHYLDISNPPRTNVLYEIAQYATDPKDQENLRKMASSSAEGKAMYHSWVQESRRNIVAILEDMPSLQPPIDHLCELLPRLQARYYSIASSAKVHPNSIHICAVVVEYETKTGRTNKGVATNWLKNKVVTDNGNKSSVPMYVRKSQFRLPFKATNPVIMIGPGTGIAPFMGFIQERAWLKQKGKGGGETVLYYGCRHQKEDFLYQEELEEYERSGVLTQLHVAFSRDQEHKVYVQHLLKQNKENLWNLIDSQTAHIYICGDARNMARDVQNTFFEIVEEMGGMTHNQAVDYIKKLMTKGRYSQDVWS; from the exons ATGTCAAACAA CACCATGGCAGATGCACAGATGAGCAGTCCCCCCCTGGAGCCAGGGGTTAAGGAGTACCTCAGCAGCGTGGATGTCCTCCTTGTCACCCTCATTGGTGGCCTGGTTGTCTACTGGGTCGTCTTCTacaagaagagggaggaggttGTCCCAGAATTCAAGAAGCTCTCCGTACA AGCACCCAGCTCTTCACAAGAGACCAGTTTTAttgagaaaatgaagaaaaca AACAAAAACATAGTTGTGTTCTATGGCTCTCAAACGGGCACAGCCGAGGAGTTTTCAAATCGCCTTTCCAAGGATGCCCGGCGCTACGGCATGAAGGGGATGGCAGCCGACCCTGAGGAATATGATATG TCTGAGCTGTCTCGCCTGACTGAGATTGAAAATTCCCTGGCCATCTTCTGCATGGCCACCTATGGTGAAGGAGATCCCACAGATAATGCCCAGGAATTCTATGAATGGCTGCAGGAGACTAATAACAGCCTGGATGGTGTCAATTTTGCA GTTTTCGCCTTGGGCAATAAGACATATGAGCACTACAATGCCACGGGGAAGTTTGTGGACAAGCGGCTGGCAGAGCTGGGAGCCAGCAGGATTTTTGACCTGGGAATGGGAGATGACGATGGAAA CCTGGAAGAGGACTTTGTCTCCTGGCGGGAGCAGTTCTGGCCTGCAGTTTCTGAGTACTTTGGAGTGGAGGCCACAGGAGAGGACTGCAG CATTCGTCAGTATGAGCTGGTAGTGCACAATGACATTGACGTGAACAAGGTGTATACTGGAGAGCTGGCCCGTCTGAAGAGTTTCGAGATCCAGAAGCC GCCCTTCGACTCGAAGAACCCCTTCCTGGCTCCTGTCGCTACCAACCGTAAACTGAACAAAGGGGGTACTCGGCATCTAATGCACCTGGAACTGGACATCTCTGGCTCTAAGATCAG ATATGATTCGGGAGATCATGTTGCAGTTTATCCTATGAATGACACTTCCATGGTGAACAAGTTGGGAGAGATCCTTGGCAGTGACCTTGACACTGTGATCTCACTCAATAATTTAGATG AGGAGTCCAATAAGAAGCACCCATTTCCTTGTCCCACCACGTACCGCACGGCTCTGACCCACTACCTGGACATCAGCAACCCCCCGCGCACCAATGTCTTGTACGAGATCGCACAGTATGCCACCGACCCCAAGGACCAGGAGAACTTGCGCAAGATGGCCTCATCGTCGGCTGAAGGCAAA GCTATGTACCATAGCTGGGTGCAGGAATCTCGGAGGAACATCGTAGCCATCTTGGAGGACATGCCATCCCTACAACCTCCCATTGACCACCTCTGTGAGCTCCTGCCACGCCTGCAAGCTCGCTATTACTCCATCGCCTCCTCTGCCAAG GTCCATCCCAACAGTATCCACATCTGTGCAGTGGTGGTGGAGTACGAGACTAAAACGGGCCGAACAAACAAGGGTGTTGCCACAAACTGGCTGAAGAACAAGGTGGTGACTGACAACGGCAACAAGTCCTCCGTGCCCATGTATGTGCGCAAATCCCAGTTCCGGCTGCCCTTCAAAGCCACCAACCCCGTGATCATGATTGGCCCGGGCACTGGTATCGCGCCCTTCATGGGATTTATCCAGGAGCGTGCCTGGCTTAAGCAGAAAG GGAAGGGAGGGGGTGAGACAGTGCTCTACTACGGCTGCCGCCACCAAAAAGAAGACTTCCTGTACcaggaggaactggaggagTATGAACGGAGTGGGGTGTTGACACAGCTCCATGTGGCGTTCTCCCGAGACCAGGAGCACAAG GTATATGTGCAACATCtcctaaaacaaaacaaggagAACCTGTGGAATCTAATTGACTCCCAAACTGCACACATATACATCTGTGG GGATGCTCGTAACATGGCACGAGATGTGCAGAACACCTTCTTTGAGATCGTGGAGGAAATGGGTGGCATGACACACAACCAGGCTGTGGACTACATCAAGAAGCTGATGACCAAGGGCCGCTACTCCCAGGATGTGTGGAGTTAA
- the LOC108928249 gene encoding NADPH--cytochrome P450 reductase-like isoform X2: MADAQMSSPPLEPGVKEYLSSVDVLLVTLIGGLVVYWVVFYKKREEVVPEFKKLSVQAPSSSQETSFIEKMKKTNKNIVVFYGSQTGTAEEFSNRLSKDARRYGMKGMAADPEEYDMSELSRLTEIENSLAIFCMATYGEGDPTDNAQEFYEWLQETNNSLDGVNFAVFALGNKTYEHYNATGKFVDKRLAELGASRIFDLGMGDDDGNLEEDFVSWREQFWPAVSEYFGVEATGEDCSIRQYELVVHNDIDVNKVYTGELARLKSFEIQKPPFDSKNPFLAPVATNRKLNKGGTRHLMHLELDISGSKIRYDSGDHVAVYPMNDTSMVNKLGEILGSDLDTVISLNNLDEESNKKHPFPCPTTYRTALTHYLDISNPPRTNVLYEIAQYATDPKDQENLRKMASSSAEGKAMYHSWVQESRRNIVAILEDMPSLQPPIDHLCELLPRLQARYYSIASSAKVHPNSIHICAVVVEYETKTGRTNKGVATNWLKNKVVTDNGNKSSVPMYVRKSQFRLPFKATNPVIMIGPGTGIAPFMGFIQERAWLKQKGKGGGETVLYYGCRHQKEDFLYQEELEEYERSGVLTQLHVAFSRDQEHKVYVQHLLKQNKENLWNLIDSQTAHIYICGDARNMARDVQNTFFEIVEEMGGMTHNQAVDYIKKLMTKGRYSQDVWS, encoded by the exons ATGGCAGATGCACAGATGAGCAGTCCCCCCCTGGAGCCAGGGGTTAAGGAGTACCTCAGCAGCGTGGATGTCCTCCTTGTCACCCTCATTGGTGGCCTGGTTGTCTACTGGGTCGTCTTCTacaagaagagggaggaggttGTCCCAGAATTCAAGAAGCTCTCCGTACA AGCACCCAGCTCTTCACAAGAGACCAGTTTTAttgagaaaatgaagaaaaca AACAAAAACATAGTTGTGTTCTATGGCTCTCAAACGGGCACAGCCGAGGAGTTTTCAAATCGCCTTTCCAAGGATGCCCGGCGCTACGGCATGAAGGGGATGGCAGCCGACCCTGAGGAATATGATATG TCTGAGCTGTCTCGCCTGACTGAGATTGAAAATTCCCTGGCCATCTTCTGCATGGCCACCTATGGTGAAGGAGATCCCACAGATAATGCCCAGGAATTCTATGAATGGCTGCAGGAGACTAATAACAGCCTGGATGGTGTCAATTTTGCA GTTTTCGCCTTGGGCAATAAGACATATGAGCACTACAATGCCACGGGGAAGTTTGTGGACAAGCGGCTGGCAGAGCTGGGAGCCAGCAGGATTTTTGACCTGGGAATGGGAGATGACGATGGAAA CCTGGAAGAGGACTTTGTCTCCTGGCGGGAGCAGTTCTGGCCTGCAGTTTCTGAGTACTTTGGAGTGGAGGCCACAGGAGAGGACTGCAG CATTCGTCAGTATGAGCTGGTAGTGCACAATGACATTGACGTGAACAAGGTGTATACTGGAGAGCTGGCCCGTCTGAAGAGTTTCGAGATCCAGAAGCC GCCCTTCGACTCGAAGAACCCCTTCCTGGCTCCTGTCGCTACCAACCGTAAACTGAACAAAGGGGGTACTCGGCATCTAATGCACCTGGAACTGGACATCTCTGGCTCTAAGATCAG ATATGATTCGGGAGATCATGTTGCAGTTTATCCTATGAATGACACTTCCATGGTGAACAAGTTGGGAGAGATCCTTGGCAGTGACCTTGACACTGTGATCTCACTCAATAATTTAGATG AGGAGTCCAATAAGAAGCACCCATTTCCTTGTCCCACCACGTACCGCACGGCTCTGACCCACTACCTGGACATCAGCAACCCCCCGCGCACCAATGTCTTGTACGAGATCGCACAGTATGCCACCGACCCCAAGGACCAGGAGAACTTGCGCAAGATGGCCTCATCGTCGGCTGAAGGCAAA GCTATGTACCATAGCTGGGTGCAGGAATCTCGGAGGAACATCGTAGCCATCTTGGAGGACATGCCATCCCTACAACCTCCCATTGACCACCTCTGTGAGCTCCTGCCACGCCTGCAAGCTCGCTATTACTCCATCGCCTCCTCTGCCAAG GTCCATCCCAACAGTATCCACATCTGTGCAGTGGTGGTGGAGTACGAGACTAAAACGGGCCGAACAAACAAGGGTGTTGCCACAAACTGGCTGAAGAACAAGGTGGTGACTGACAACGGCAACAAGTCCTCCGTGCCCATGTATGTGCGCAAATCCCAGTTCCGGCTGCCCTTCAAAGCCACCAACCCCGTGATCATGATTGGCCCGGGCACTGGTATCGCGCCCTTCATGGGATTTATCCAGGAGCGTGCCTGGCTTAAGCAGAAAG GGAAGGGAGGGGGTGAGACAGTGCTCTACTACGGCTGCCGCCACCAAAAAGAAGACTTCCTGTACcaggaggaactggaggagTATGAACGGAGTGGGGTGTTGACACAGCTCCATGTGGCGTTCTCCCGAGACCAGGAGCACAAG GTATATGTGCAACATCtcctaaaacaaaacaaggagAACCTGTGGAATCTAATTGACTCCCAAACTGCACACATATACATCTGTGG GGATGCTCGTAACATGGCACGAGATGTGCAGAACACCTTCTTTGAGATCGTGGAGGAAATGGGTGGCATGACACACAACCAGGCTGTGGACTACATCAAGAAGCTGATGACCAAGGGCCGCTACTCCCAGGATGTGTGGAGTTAA